CAGGTTTGATTGAATTGGTCGCGCGGTTCAAGCCTGTTTTGACTTATAAAACCGGTGGCGAGTGTGGAGTGTAAAGATGAAACAGAATACACCATTGATTTATCTGCAAATTTCCACCGCGCAAGGGCCGGCAGAGTGCCGTATATTTGCCCGTTTCGTTTTGGGCAAGCTGCTTGCCGAAGCTCAAGTAAAAGGCATTGATGCCGAACTTGTTACTGAAACCGCCGATAAGTACGGCATTTTGTCGGCAACGCTCAAATTGGAAGGGCAGAAAGCCGAAAGTTTGGCACAATCTTGGCAGGGGACGCTCCAATGGATATGCCCCAGCCCTATCCGCCCGAAACATCCGCGCAAAAATTGGTATATAGGTGTTTTCCGCTTGCCCGATATGCCGCAGATGTATGAAATGCCTTCTGAAAACGGAATCGAGTTTCAAACCTGCCGTTCGGGCGGTAAGGGTGGGCAACACGTCAATAAAACTGAAAGCGCCGTCCGTGCTACCCATAAAGAAAGCGGCATTTCCGTGCGGGTCGAGAGCGAACGCAGCCAGCACGCCAATAAAAAATTGGCGGTAATGTTATTGGCGCAAAAGCTGGCGGAGCATCATGCCGGACAAGCTGGAAGTTTTGCGCAGGAGCAGCACGCGCAACTCTATCAAGTTGAGCGCGGCAATCCGAAAAGGACGTTTGTCGGAGCGACGTTTAAGGAGAAATAATTTGCCTGCCGGATAAGTAGGCATTTAAAACATAAACTAAAGGCCGTCTGAAAACGTTCAGACGGCCTTTTATCGGTTTATCGATTAGCGTTCGCTCAATGCTTGTTTCATACGCGTAATCGGTTTGATCAGGTATTGGAAGATGGTTTTTTCGCCGGTTTTGATGTCCACAGTTGCAACCATACCCGGAATAATCGGCATAGGTTTGCCGTTTTTGTCTTTCAGGGAGTTGTTTTCGGTTTGGACGAGAACGCGGTAATAGACTTGGTTCGGGTCGAGTTTCAAGTCATTGGCACGGTTTTGCATGGAGTTGCTGACGGTATCGGCACCAACGAGGGTAACTTTGCCTTCCAAACCGCCGTAGATGGAGTAGTCGTATGCACTGACTTTAACCAATGCAGGTTGGCCTGCGCGGATAAAGGCGATATCTTGCGGACGGATATAGGCTTCGACCAGCAGTTTGTCGTCAACCGGGACGATTTGCATAATGTCTTCGCCTGCGTTCACAACGCCGCCGATGGTGGTAACTTTTATGCCTTTGACGATGCCGCGCATAGGTGCGCGGATTTGCGAGCGTTCAACTGGGTCGGCACGCATGGCAACGTTTTCTTTGGATTGTGCCAGCTCGGATTCGGCTTGCAAGAGTTCGTTGTTGGCATCGGCTTTGTAGCGGTTGCGGCGTTCGGAGATTTGGGTGGTCAAATCTGCAGAATCACGGCGCATTCTTAAAAGTTCGACTTCGGAAACCACGCCTTCGGCAACCATAGGCGCAGTAATGGCGATTTCGCGGTCAAGTGCGGCCTTGCTTTGGGAAAGGCCGCTGACGGCGTCGGTCATGGCTTGACGGCGTGCTTTGTAGGCGGCGATTTCGCGACGGCGAAGCTCAGGGCTCACGCTGTCAGGGAAGGAGAGCTTGGTGCCGTAGGCCTCGGCTTTAAGTCGGGCGACGGTGGCTTCGAGGTTTTGGACTTTGGCTTCGCTTTCACGCAAAACGGCGGAGCTGCGCGTGTCGTCGAGTTTCATCAGAATCTGATCTTTCTCGACCATATCGCCTTCTTTAACCATGATTTCGGTTACGATGCCGGGGTCGAGGCTTTGGATGACTTGCTCACGGCTGCTGGGAATGATATTGCCGTTGCCGCGGGTCACTTCTTCGACAGGGCTGTTGTATGCCCAGACGACGAAGACAACCAGGAAAAGGAAGAATAGGATGATGACCCAAAATTGGCCGCTGTGTTTTTCTTTTTGAAGGGCGGCATTGAGGTCGTTGATGAGGTGTAGGTCTTTGGATTTGACGTTGTTTTCGCGGCTCATAATCGTGTATCTTTATTGTGTTTGGTGGATTTTAACCATTAGGGCAGGCCGTCTGAAAGAGTAAGTTGGTTTCAGACGGCCTTTTGCTTTATTGTGCTGCCGATTGAGGGGCGGCGGCAGCTTGTTGTTGCTGCTGTTTGATTGCAGCAGCTTGTTGCTGTTGTTGTTTGACGTTGGCTGCTTTGGCCTGTTCGTTTTGCATGAGTTTTTGCAATACCAGGTCACGCGGGCCGTCCATCACGACTTTACCATTGTCCATCACAATGATGCGGTTGACGATTTGCAGAACTTGCGGACGATGCGTCACTAAAAGCATGGTGCGGTTGCGGCCCCATTGGGCAATAGCATTGAGCGCCATACGCTCAGTGGCTTGGTCCAGACTGGTGGTCGGCTCGTCCAGCAAGACGACTTTCGGGTTGCGCAAGGTCATGCGTGCCAGGGCGATGATTTGTTTTTGACCGCCGGACAAGCCCAAGCCGTCTTCACCCAGAGGCATATCCAAACCGCGCGGATGGTTGCGGATGATTTTGTCGAGGCCGAAGCGGTTGAGTGCAGTCAGTAAGTCTTGGTCGGTAGAGTAGCTGCCGGTGCGCGCCAAGTCCATGTTTTCACGCAATGTGCCGAGGAACAGGCGTGGCGATTGGCTTAACAGCAGGACTTGATCGCGCAGGAAATTGGGGTCAAGCTGGCGCATATCGACGCCGTCAAGGGTAACGTTGCCTTTTTCAGTGTCGTACAGACCGCTGGCCAGTTTGAGCATGGTGCTTTTACCGCTGCCGATACGGCCCAAAATACCGACTTTTTCGCCCGGTTTGATGGTCAGGCGCAAATCTTCGACAGCGCTGTTGTTGTCGGCTTGATATTTGAACGATACGTTTTCAAAGGTAATACTGCCTTGAACGTTGTCCAAAGTAATGTATTTGCGTTCCGGATTACGCTCGATAGGGCGGGTAACGATGTCGTTGACGCCTTTGAGGGCAAGTTTGGCCTGTTGGAAGCGGGTAGCCAAACCGGCAATTTGTGCCAACGGTGCCAAGGCGCGGCCGGACAGAATCACGGAGGCAATCAATGCACCCATGGTGATGCGTTCCGCATGGTTGTCGGCATGAATCAGATAGGTACCGACGACGACCAAAAAGACGGTATTGAGCTGCTGCATAGCAACGGCGAAGTTGACCATGAAGTTGCTGGTGTCTTTGACTTTGATGGAAGAGGCGGAAGTTTTGGCAGTGTATTCGTCCCAGCGCTGTTGTGCCCAAGATGTGGCGTTGTTGGTTTTCAGGGTTTCGATGCCTTCGATGGCTTCAACGGCAAGGCCGGAGCGTTGCGAACCTTCTTTCATCGATTCGTTGATGTGGCGAGAGAGCGGGCGTTGTACGACAAAACCGACAATCACGACAATCGGAATGATGGTCAGGGGAACGAGTGCCAGTTTGCCGCCGACCATGGAAATTACGAAGATAAACAGCAACAGGAAAGGCAAGTCGACAATAGTCAACAAGCTGGCACTGGTCATAAACTCACGCACGGCTTCAAATTCACGCAAATTGCTGGCGTATGAGCCGGAAGAAGCTGGACGGTCTGCCAAACGCAATGCCATCACGCGACGGAACAGGGCGGAGCTGATGATCAGGTCGGCTTTTTTGCCGGCAATATCGGTCAAGTGGCCGCGAATCATCTTGGCGGCAAATTCAAACAAAATCGCCAAGACCACGCCGATGCTCAATACCCACAAGGTTTCATAGGCTTGGTTGGGAATCACGCGGTCGTACACGTTCATCACATATAAAGAGCTGACGAGCGCAAGAAAGTTAATGATGATGGTGGCCAAGATGACTTGGTAGTAGTAGCTGCGGAAACGCCAAATGACTTTCCAAAACCATGCTTTGGGCAAATGGTATTCAGGCAGCTCCGAGCGCATATCGGTCGCCATTTTGGGTTTGATAAACCAGCAATAGCCCAAATACAGGCCGGAGAGCTGTTCGTGGCTGAGTTCTTGTTCCAAGCCGTCCACCTGGCGGATATGGTATTTGCGCTCTTGGCCGGAGCCTTCGATTTGGGTGATGACCGCTGCTTCTTCGTTGTGCAGGATAATCATGACCGGCACGGCGAGCGAGGGGATGTCTTCCAGATTGCGTTTGGATAAGGTGTTTTCAAAGCCGTGGCTGCGCAGGACTTCGACCAGTGAGTGATAGTTGACCTTGAGCTTTTTATCGCGCACGACCTCGGCGGACAAAGCGGCTTCGGATACGGGCGCACCCAAAAGGCGGGTCACTAAAACGATATGTTCAATGATGGCTTTCATATTTTTTCGCGTAATGTTTTTGATTTAACCGGCGGATATGGCTTTATTTTTGTGCCAAACCGACCCAAGCGGAAATTTTGGCCTGGGTATTTAAATAGTCAAGCGCCGCATCGCGGAAATCGTTGCGGGCGGCAACATAATCCTGCTCGATGGAGGACAACTCGCTGTATGCACTCAAAACGTCGGTCAGCGTACGTCGGGCAATTTTAAACTGCAATTCGTACACTTTGATGACTTCTTTTTGGGCGGCGATGTGTTGCGCCGTCAGCGCAGTACGCTGTTCACTTTCCTGCATGTCGATGGCGGAAGTTTGAACGCGTTCGTTCATGTCGCGCAGGATTTGTTCGGACTTGGCTTCTGCGGCGATCAATGATTTGGCATTGCGTTCTACATTGTGTCGTGCGGCAATATCCAACACATTCCATGCAACGTTCAAATAAAGTTGTCTGGTGTTGCGCGTTGCACTGCCTTCCAAATTGAGGGCAGGCAGGCGTTCAGCTTTGGAAGCGTCCAAATCGGCACGGACACTGTCGCGTTCGGCCAATTGTGCTTGATAGGATGGATTGTTGTTGCGATTGGGGTTGTTGAAGCGTTCGCTGATGGATTTTGCCGTGTCGTTTTTAAACGGATCTTCCAAATCGTTGGCGGTCAGTTGGCGCGAGGTATAGCGGGACAGACGGCTCAGTGCCAAATCCATGGTGCGGCGTTGTTGGGCGATAATGTTGGCTACTTGCAGCTGGCGCGCGCGCGCTTCAATCAGTTCGGAACGGCGGCCGGCATCATATTTGACGATGGTATCCAAGTCTTTTAAGAGCTTGTTGTGGCGCGCTAAAGTCTGCTCGTTGAGGATCAGGGTTTCTTTTGCACGCAATGCGCTTAGGTAGAGGCGGCCAATATCGCTGCCCAGCTGCTCTTGGCTTTCGGTGTATTTGTGTTGATAGTATTCTTCGCGGCTGCGGTCGCGGCGGACGGCGGCTTCAATCGCACCCCATGAGTAGATGTTCACGCTACCGCGCACGCCGATACCGTCTTCCATGTCGTTGCTGGAATATTTATTGTGTTGCGCCAGCACTTTCGTGCCGGTCAGGGTCACGACAGGATAATGGCGCGCACGCGTGGCTTTGGTCGTACTTTGCGCTGCTTCTTGAGTGGCTTTGGCTTCACGCACAATCGGGTCGCTGATTAAAGCGTCCCTGAGGATGTCTTGCAGGCTGTATGCAGAGGCCGTCTGAAACGGCAACAGACAGCAGGCGACGGCAACGGCCGATAATAATAAACGGGGCTTTGTGGGGGAAGAATAAATATGCGACATGATTTTTAACCAAATGATTTATATATTATCGTTGTCCGTATCGGGTATTGCCTAAGGCATGACCGGGCGAATTTTGAACGAGAACACATACATTTACAAAGCATAAAGCATTTTTTCTAGCTTTTCACAATATTCTGATAAAAGGTCGAGATACATGCCTTAAAGTATATTATTGCAGAGCGCGACTATCGTATCTAATGATTTTAATGTAAAAAATCTATCAAAAAGGCCGTCTGAAAGGATTTCAGACGGCCTTTTCCAACCTTAATCCTTGCGTTGCAATACAGCGGCAAAAAAGCCGTCGGTTTGGTGTTCTCCGGAGTTGAGGCGCAGGTATTTTCCGGTATCCAAATCAATCTTCAGGCTTTGCAGCAGTTCGGCGCAGTTGACGAGTTCAAATTCGGGATGTTCGGACAGGAAACGTTCGACTTGCAACTCATTTTCTTCCGGCAATACGCTGCAAGTGGCATAAACCAAGCGGCCTTGCGGTTTCACCAGTTTGGAGGCGGCATCGAGGATGCTGTGTTGCTGTTCCAAAAGGTTGGCCACGGTCTCGGCGGATTGGCGGTATTTGAGGTCGGGATTGCGGCGTAAAGTACCCAAACCGGAGCAGGGGGCATCCACCAACACACGGTCTGCTTTGCCTGCCAGTCGGGCAATACGGGTATCGTGTTCGTTGCTGATGCGTTCGGGGTGGATATTGGTCAGTCCGGCGCGGGTCATGCGCGGTTTGAGGTTGGCCAAGCGTTTTTCGGCGATGTCGAAGGCGTAGATTCTGCCTTTGTTGGCCATTTGTGCGCCGACAGCCAAGGTTTTACCGCCGGCACCAGCACAGAAATCGACAATGATTTCGCCGCGTTTTGCGCCCACCAATAAGGCAAGCAGTTGGCTGCCTTCGTCTTGGACTTCCAGTGTGCCGTCCAAAAACAGTTCGTGTTTGTTAAGCGCAATTTTATTTTGCATGCGGATGCCCCAAGGCGAATAAGGCGTTGCCTCTGCATCGGCACTTTCGGCTTGCAACAATGGCAATACTTTATCGCGTTTTCCTTTCAAGGTATTGACGCGGATGTCGAGCGGGGCAGGTTGGTTGATGCTGCGGCCGAAGGCGAGGATTTCTTCTTCGCTCCAATGCTGTTGCAGTTGTTCCACCAGCCATTGCGGCAATTCTGCGGCGGTATTTAGGCCGTCTGAAAACTCGGTTTTGCGGGCTTTCAAATTGCCGAGAAACTCTGTTTCTTCTTCATCGAGCAGGTCTTTGATTTGGCTGATGTTGGTGCTTCTGCCGAGAACCAGTGCGGCGAGAGCGGCTTTGCGCGGCTGCGCATGCGGACGGCGCAGGGCGGTACTGATTTTTTGATAGTGGCGCAGCGCGGCAAAGGCGGTTTCGGCGATTTCGTGGCGGTCTTGGCGGCCGAGCTTTTTGTGTTCGCGGAAATAGGCAGAGAGGACGGCATCGGCAGGCTGTTTGAAAGTCAGCATTTCAGCCAAAACTTTGGCGGTATGGTCGAGTTGTGCGGCGTTCATAATGTAATGGGTTCTCTTAAGTGGGTAAAGGGTTTCAGACGGCCTTCATGATGCGTTCGATTTCGTGCCAAAAGCCGTCTGGCCGTAATTCCAAAACGGCAATCAAGCCTTGGTAGATACGGCGGATTTCGGTTTCGTTCAATGTTTCGGTTTCGGCGACACGCGCAGGTGCAAGATAGGCCATGCGATCGAGCAAGTGATAACGCGCTTCTTGGCGTTCAAACCCGTATTCCGCCCAATCTTGAATATAGATGCCGCGCCAGCCGTATGGATTAAGTGGCGGCTCAAAAGCATGGAAACCTTGTGGAAAAAATCCGATGCCGCGCACGATGGAAGCAGGGAGCGGATTTTCCGGCAGGGCTTGTGCGGCTAAAGTTGCTTTGCCTTGCGGCGTATGCAGCAGCTGGGATTGCTGTACCAATTTGGCGGCTTTGTCCGTCAGCGTGTCTTTAGGATTGAGGCCGCGCAGGTTTTGCACTTGGTCTCCGCCGTAGTATTTACACGCCAGCTCGATATGGTAGGGCTGTTGATTGAGGGAAGCGACAAAATCCGCGGCGCCTAAAGTTTGGCCGTCTGAAAAAACGGGCAGGTTGTATGCGTGCAGTTTGGCGTGCGGCGCGTTGGTAAACCAGAAAGCCAGCAGCTCTTCGGCATAAATGCCGAGACGGTGGCCGAACGGGGCGCGTTGGGCAAGGTAATCCGTCAGCGGAGCGGGATCGGCGTCCAATGCCAACAGGTAGCGGAAACCGTGTTCCCCCAATAGTTCGCGCACGCTCAATTCGCAACCGCTTTGCCATAAAGGCGGCGCAGTCAGCAGCGAGGCGAGGTCGCGGACGGGTTGGCTGGTGAGTTTCCACCATAATGCGTCTAGGGCGTAATTCATGCTTATCCGAATATCAGTCATGCCGTCTGAAAAGCTGGAAACGTTTTCAGACGGCCTTAAATCAGTCTTTTTTATGGATACGGTGGCTGACGGTATTGAAAAAACCGCGCAGGATGTCGATGTCTTCGGTTTGCGTGTTGGCGCGTCCGAACAGGCTCTGCATACGGCGCATCAGGCGCTCGCCGTTGCGGCGGTTGAAAAAGCCGATGTCGTTCATCACGCTTTCCATGTGGGCGACCATGCCTTTGATTTGCTCGTGGGTCGCGGCGTGGTCTTCCTGTTGCAGATGGGTCATGGGCGAATCGGTTTGGCTGAAGATTTCGTAGCTCACGACCTGCACGGCTTGGGCAAGGTTGAGCGAGAAATAGTCGGGATTGCCGTTGATGGTCATCAGTCGGTTGCAGGCTTGGACTTCTTCGATGCTCAAGCCAAAAGTCTCGTTACCGAAGACCAGCGCCACTTTCTCGCCACGGTTGGCAGCCTGTAGTAATTCGGGCACCAAGTCGCGCGGCGTTTGCAGCGGCGCAGTGATTTCGCGGCGGCGGCTGGTCAGGGCGCAGGTGATGGTGGTGTCGGCAAGGGCTTCGTCCAAAGAAGCGGCAATGGTGGCATTTTCCAAAACGTCCGCCGCGCCGGAAGCGAGGATGAAACTTTCTTCCGGTAATTTAAACGATTGCGGATGTTCCGGATCGAACACGGGCGGATTTTCCGTCATCGGCGTTGCCATCAGATTGGGAGCGACGATGGTTAGTTTGTGCAGGCCCATCGTTTTCATGGCGCGCGCGGCGGAGCCGATATTGGCGGGATGGCTGGTGCGCGTGAGGATGATGCGGATGTTGTCCAGATAAGCGGGCAGGGCGGGTTTTTCGGAAGTCATGTTTTGTTTTCTGTTTGTACGGGAATCAGGTATAATGCGCCATCTTTTTGTTTTCAGACGGCCTTTTTCCATGCCGTCTGAAATGTTCTTTAACAGCATCGGAAACGATTAACAGCCTCTTGTGTGCCTTGTTCGGCGCATTAGGGCGTATTTTACCTGAATTAGAAAGAAAACCATGAATCCGTTTTTAAATACCGCTTTCAAAGCCGCCCGTAAAGCAGGGCAAATGATGATTCGCGCCGCCGGCAATCTGGATGCCGTCAAAGTAGACAGCAAAGCATTCAACGACTTCGTTTCCGATGTTGACCGCAGCTCCGAAATGATTTTGGTGGAAGCGCTTAAAGAAGCCTATCCGCATCACAAAATCACTTGCGAAGAAGGCGGTTCCCACGGTAAAGCCACCGCCGAGTACGAATGGATTATCGATCCGCTCGACGGCACAACCAACTTCCTCCACGGCCATCCACAATACGCTATCTCTATGGCACTCCTGCACAAAGGCGTGTTGCAAGAAGCTTTGGTGTACGCACCTGAGCGCAACGATGTGTACAT
Above is a genomic segment from Neisseria subflava containing:
- a CDS encoding DUF1853 family protein; the protein is MNYALDALWWKLTSQPVRDLASLLTAPPLWQSGCELSVRELLGEHGFRYLLALDADPAPLTDYLAQRAPFGHRLGIYAEELLAFWFTNAPHAKLHAYNLPVFSDGQTLGAADFVASLNQQPYHIELACKYYGGDQVQNLRGLNPKDTLTDKAAKLVQQSQLLHTPQGKATLAAQALPENPLPASIVRGIGFFPQGFHAFEPPLNPYGWRGIYIQDWAEYGFERQEARYHLLDRMAYLAPARVAETETLNETEIRRIYQGLIAVLELRPDGFWHEIERIMKAV
- a CDS encoding RsmB/NOP family class I SAM-dependent RNA methyltransferase, translating into MNAAQLDHTAKVLAEMLTFKQPADAVLSAYFREHKKLGRQDRHEIAETAFAALRHYQKISTALRRPHAQPRKAALAALVLGRSTNISQIKDLLDEEETEFLGNLKARKTEFSDGLNTAAELPQWLVEQLQQHWSEEEILAFGRSINQPAPLDIRVNTLKGKRDKVLPLLQAESADAEATPYSPWGIRMQNKIALNKHELFLDGTLEVQDEGSQLLALLVGAKRGEIIVDFCAGAGGKTLAVGAQMANKGRIYAFDIAEKRLANLKPRMTRAGLTNIHPERISNEHDTRIARLAGKADRVLVDAPCSGLGTLRRNPDLKYRQSAETVANLLEQQHSILDAASKLVKPQGRLVYATCSVLPEENELQVERFLSEHPEFELVNCAELLQSLKIDLDTGKYLRLNSGEHQTDGFFAAVLQRKD
- a CDS encoding HlyD family type I secretion periplasmic adaptor subunit, whose translation is MSRENNVKSKDLHLINDLNAALQKEKHSGQFWVIILFFLFLVVFVVWAYNSPVEEVTRGNGNIIPSSREQVIQSLDPGIVTEIMVKEGDMVEKDQILMKLDDTRSSAVLRESEAKVQNLEATVARLKAEAYGTKLSFPDSVSPELRRREIAAYKARRQAMTDAVSGLSQSKAALDREIAITAPMVAEGVVSEVELLRMRRDSADLTTQISERRNRYKADANNELLQAESELAQSKENVAMRADPVERSQIRAPMRGIVKGIKVTTIGGVVNAGEDIMQIVPVDDKLLVEAYIRPQDIAFIRAGQPALVKVSAYDYSIYGGLEGKVTLVGADTVSNSMQNRANDLKLDPNQVYYRVLVQTENNSLKDKNGKPMPIIPGMVATVDIKTGEKTIFQYLIKPITRMKQALSER
- a CDS encoding type I secretion system permease/ATPase, which gives rise to MKAIIEHIVLVTRLLGAPVSEAALSAEVVRDKKLKVNYHSLVEVLRSHGFENTLSKRNLEDIPSLAVPVMIILHNEEAAVITQIEGSGQERKYHIRQVDGLEQELSHEQLSGLYLGYCWFIKPKMATDMRSELPEYHLPKAWFWKVIWRFRSYYYQVILATIIINFLALVSSLYVMNVYDRVIPNQAYETLWVLSIGVVLAILFEFAAKMIRGHLTDIAGKKADLIISSALFRRVMALRLADRPASSGSYASNLREFEAVREFMTSASLLTIVDLPFLLLFIFVISMVGGKLALVPLTIIPIVVIVGFVVQRPLSRHINESMKEGSQRSGLAVEAIEGIETLKTNNATSWAQQRWDEYTAKTSASSIKVKDTSNFMVNFAVAMQQLNTVFLVVVGTYLIHADNHAERITMGALIASVILSGRALAPLAQIAGLATRFQQAKLALKGVNDIVTRPIERNPERKYITLDNVQGSITFENVSFKYQADNNSAVEDLRLTIKPGEKVGILGRIGSGKSTMLKLASGLYDTEKGNVTLDGVDMRQLDPNFLRDQVLLLSQSPRLFLGTLRENMDLARTGSYSTDQDLLTALNRFGLDKIIRNHPRGLDMPLGEDGLGLSGGQKQIIALARMTLRNPKVVLLDEPTTSLDQATERMALNAIAQWGRNRTMLLVTHRPQVLQIVNRIIVMDNGKVVMDGPRDLVLQKLMQNEQAKAANVKQQQQQAAAIKQQQQQAAAAPQSAAQ
- a CDS encoding RNA methyltransferase, with product MTSEKPALPAYLDNIRIILTRTSHPANIGSAARAMKTMGLHKLTIVAPNLMATPMTENPPVFDPEHPQSFKLPEESFILASGAADVLENATIAASLDEALADTTITCALTSRRREITAPLQTPRDLVPELLQAANRGEKVALVFGNETFGLSIEEVQACNRLMTINGNPDYFSLNLAQAVQVVSYEIFSQTDSPMTHLQQEDHAATHEQIKGMVAHMESVMNDIGFFNRRNGERLMRRMQSLFGRANTQTEDIDILRGFFNTVSHRIHKKD
- a CDS encoding TolC family protein, with amino-acid sequence MSHIYSSPTKPRLLLSAVAVACCLLPFQTASAYSLQDILRDALISDPIVREAKATQEAAQSTTKATRARHYPVVTLTGTKVLAQHNKYSSNDMEDGIGVRGSVNIYSWGAIEAAVRRDRSREEYYQHKYTESQEQLGSDIGRLYLSALRAKETLILNEQTLARHNKLLKDLDTIVKYDAGRRSELIEARARQLQVANIIAQQRRTMDLALSRLSRYTSRQLTANDLEDPFKNDTAKSISERFNNPNRNNNPSYQAQLAERDSVRADLDASKAERLPALNLEGSATRNTRQLYLNVAWNVLDIAARHNVERNAKSLIAAEAKSEQILRDMNERVQTSAIDMQESEQRTALTAQHIAAQKEVIKVYELQFKIARRTLTDVLSAYSELSSIEQDYVAARNDFRDAALDYLNTQAKISAWVGLAQK
- the prfH gene encoding peptide chain release factor H; translated protein: MKQNTPLIYLQISTAQGPAECRIFARFVLGKLLAEAQVKGIDAELVTETADKYGILSATLKLEGQKAESLAQSWQGTLQWICPSPIRPKHPRKNWYIGVFRLPDMPQMYEMPSENGIEFQTCRSGGKGGQHVNKTESAVRATHKESGISVRVESERSQHANKKLAVMLLAQKLAEHHAGQAGSFAQEQHAQLYQVERGNPKRTFVGATFKEK